Proteins encoded together in one Nitrospirota bacterium window:
- a CDS encoding Crp/Fnr family transcriptional regulator, translating into MELNEIPIFEGLTNSELKEIEPYIQFVSFKKKEAVFNEGDRSDWFYIVAAGKVKITKLSQDGKELIIELVQAGELFGALAVFGGFPYPANAIAMENVKVVRILRKNLLRILDRFPIVMFKITSIMGDRMKNSHDTLKNIALERVESRIASLLLKLSDKSSTPGQIDIKLTKQDIADMVGTTVETSIRTLSKFKKEGLITDKKGLHVITDKEGLALYAN; encoded by the coding sequence ATGGAATTAAACGAAATACCAATATTTGAAGGCTTAACAAATAGTGAATTAAAAGAAATAGAGCCATATATTCAATTTGTCTCCTTTAAGAAGAAAGAAGCGGTTTTTAATGAAGGTGACAGGTCTGACTGGTTTTACATTGTGGCTGCAGGTAAGGTTAAAATTACCAAATTGTCTCAGGATGGCAAAGAGTTGATTATTGAGTTAGTACAAGCTGGGGAGCTTTTTGGAGCGCTGGCAGTTTTCGGGGGTTTTCCATATCCGGCTAATGCGATAGCCATGGAAAACGTCAAAGTAGTAAGGATTTTACGTAAGAACCTGCTTAGAATTCTTGACAGGTTTCCAATCGTTATGTTTAAAATCACTTCTATCATGGGAGATCGTATGAAAAACTCCCACGATACACTAAAAAACATAGCTCTTGAACGAGTGGAATCACGCATCGCCTCTTTGCTTTTGAAGCTTTCAGATAAATCCTCAACCCCCGGGCAAATTGATATTAAATTAACCAAACAGGATATTGCCGATATGGTTGGGACAACTGTAGAAACCTCGATAAGAACCTTAAGTAAATTTAAAAAAGAAGGACTTATTACTGACAAAAAAGGGCTTCACGTTATTACTGATAAAGAAGGCCTTGCGCTATACGCTAATTAG
- the mutS gene encoding DNA mismatch repair protein MutS: MEFQELTPVMKQYFDLKKVYEDAILFFRFGDFYEMFGEDAIVASKVLQIALTARNKGKKDTLPMCGIPYFAADAYLKKLIEAGHKVAVCEQVEDTESPKGIFKREIVRLVTPGTYEPENPGENTYIFSFYPLNDLHGIAVSDISTGEFMVYETKENLADEIHRFAAREIICPESLRDDIHYSTILKDFYVSYYSDLPFDFMEAYKLLLEHFKVSTLEGYGCEGMNGAISAAGGLISYLTDTQRSNVQFTKIKTLNMSSFMFIDAVTIRNLELVGNLKDSTKNDTLLAILESNMTPMGTRFLRDALLRPLIETSEINKRLDAVGTLVSDFTLRENLRAKLKSIQDIERITIKLIKGSANARDLIAIKSSVEAMPDIKELLQNQPDGYLRELASNIADFTSLIEVIESSITDSPPATVRDGWIIKDGCSKDIDYLREIATKGKTFLSELEIKERSSSGINNLKVSYNKIFGYYIEVTKSYLHLVPPHFIRKQTLVNAERFITPELKEYENKIVGAEEKLKALEYDYFRAVVEKVELYAGGLKAAANAIAVIDYLQSLAETAKVKKYVKPEVHNGGDIYIKGGRHPVIEKTASVDKFIPNDCVLDTEDNRMLIITGPNMAGKSTYMRQNALIILMAQMGSFVPADSAKIGVSDRIFTRIGASDFLAKGQSTFMVEMIETSNIVNNATKKSLIILDEVGRGTSTFDGISIAWAVAEHIVTTIGARTLFATHYNELTDLVVTTQGVKNYNVSVKEWGDEIIFLRKIIKGAADKSYGIQVARLAGLPDSIVARAKDILLELEKKEVQEVEAQVYLIKRKGKTAVQLDLFSSQIHPAVLSLINLDIKKLTPDEALNALSELKKLAAN, translated from the coding sequence ATGGAATTTCAGGAACTCACTCCGGTGATGAAACAGTATTTTGACTTAAAGAAGGTCTATGAGGATGCAATACTGTTTTTTCGCTTTGGGGATTTCTACGAGATGTTTGGCGAGGATGCAATCGTAGCCTCTAAGGTTCTTCAGATTGCCCTGACTGCCAGAAACAAGGGAAAGAAGGACACACTGCCGATGTGCGGGATTCCTTATTTTGCAGCCGATGCGTATCTTAAAAAACTTATCGAGGCAGGGCATAAAGTAGCTGTTTGTGAGCAGGTTGAGGATACAGAGTCGCCAAAGGGAATCTTTAAGCGTGAAATTGTCCGCCTTGTTACTCCTGGCACATACGAGCCGGAAAATCCCGGGGAAAACACCTATATTTTCTCGTTTTATCCCCTTAATGACCTCCACGGCATAGCCGTGTCCGATATATCCACCGGCGAGTTTATGGTCTATGAGACAAAGGAAAATCTGGCTGACGAAATCCACAGATTTGCCGCAAGAGAAATCATCTGTCCGGAATCTCTCCGGGATGACATCCACTACAGCACAATTTTAAAAGATTTCTATGTCTCATACTACAGCGATTTACCTTTTGACTTTATGGAGGCTTACAAACTGCTCCTTGAACACTTTAAGGTATCAACCCTTGAGGGGTACGGCTGTGAGGGAATGAATGGGGCAATTTCTGCAGCCGGAGGCCTGATTTCATATCTAACCGATACTCAGAGGTCAAACGTACAATTCACTAAAATTAAAACTCTAAACATGTCCTCTTTTATGTTTATTGATGCTGTGACCATAAGGAACCTTGAGCTTGTCGGTAATCTTAAGGATTCAACTAAAAATGACACCCTGCTTGCCATACTTGAGAGCAATATGACTCCTATGGGAACGAGATTTCTAAGAGACGCACTACTGAGGCCGCTTATTGAAACTTCTGAAATAAACAAAAGACTCGATGCTGTCGGCACTCTGGTGTCTGACTTTACTCTTAGAGAAAACTTAAGAGCTAAACTTAAATCCATCCAGGATATAGAACGAATCACGATAAAGCTCATTAAAGGCAGTGCCAATGCCCGTGACTTAATTGCCATTAAAAGCTCTGTTGAGGCTATGCCTGATATAAAGGAATTGTTACAGAATCAGCCTGATGGCTATCTTAGAGAGCTTGCCAGCAATATTGCCGACTTTACGTCTTTAATTGAAGTAATTGAAAGCTCGATAACAGACTCACCGCCAGCCACTGTAAGAGACGGGTGGATAATTAAAGACGGATGTTCTAAAGACATAGACTATTTAAGGGAGATTGCAACAAAGGGAAAGACATTTCTCTCTGAACTTGAGATTAAAGAGCGCTCCTCATCAGGCATTAATAATCTTAAGGTTAGCTACAATAAAATATTTGGCTATTATATAGAGGTAACAAAGAGTTATCTTCATCTTGTGCCTCCGCATTTTATCAGAAAGCAGACCCTTGTAAATGCCGAGCGGTTTATAACCCCTGAGTTGAAAGAGTATGAAAATAAGATAGTCGGGGCCGAGGAGAAGTTAAAAGCGCTTGAATATGATTATTTCAGAGCAGTCGTTGAAAAGGTGGAACTCTATGCCGGAGGTCTGAAAGCTGCGGCTAACGCTATAGCAGTTATAGATTACCTGCAGTCACTTGCAGAGACTGCTAAGGTTAAAAAATATGTAAAACCTGAGGTTCATAACGGTGGAGATATATATATAAAAGGAGGACGGCATCCGGTAATAGAGAAGACCGCATCTGTTGATAAATTTATTCCCAACGACTGTGTGCTGGATACAGAAGACAACAGGATGTTAATCATCACAGGGCCCAATATGGCAGGTAAGTCAACCTACATGAGACAAAACGCTCTGATAATCCTTATGGCTCAGATGGGTTCCTTTGTGCCGGCAGATTCGGCAAAGATTGGGGTCTCAGACAGGATTTTTACAAGAATCGGAGCCTCGGATTTTCTTGCTAAAGGTCAGAGCACGTTTATGGTTGAGATGATAGAGACCTCAAACATTGTAAATAACGCAACTAAGAAGAGTTTAATTATACTTGATGAGGTTGGAAGAGGCACAAGCACATTTGACGGTATTAGCATAGCATGGGCTGTAGCCGAACACATAGTAACCACAATTGGGGCACGCACGCTCTTTGCCACGCACTATAACGAATTGACAGATTTGGTAGTCACAACACAAGGGGTGAAAAACTATAACGTGTCAGTAAAGGAGTGGGGAGATGAGATCATTTTTCTTCGGAAAATCATAAAAGGCGCCGCCGATAAAAGCTATGGGATACAAGTGGCCAGACTTGCCGGACTCCCTGACAGCATTGTAGCCCGCGCAAAGGATATTTTGTTGGAGCTTGAGAAAAAAGAGGTTCAAGAAGTTGAGGCCCAGGTCTATTTAATTAAAAGGAAGGGAAAAACAGCGGTTCAGCTTGATCTATTCTCATCACAAATCCACCCTGCCGTGCTTTCTCTAATTAACCTTGACATAAAGAAATTAACCCCCGATGAGGCACTAAACGCACTTTCCGAACTAAAAAAACTAGCCGCTAATTAG